The Impatiens glandulifera chromosome 8, dImpGla2.1, whole genome shotgun sequence genome includes a window with the following:
- the LOC124912673 gene encoding probable methyltransferase At1g29790, with protein MTSEHPFLSHTYRRREEDPKKNKLISTINTLQEFNSTPSLSSIFTPPKMGSTEDDHFQKKHHQPNKTKYMLKLLLIIISTNLLTIYIFTGPLSSTTSPSSADSTTTILLRELNHTQTELTATRSQAANLNRQLQTTNKLVETLVAELIHIQQTPDPTPDSVSDENMSEEVQLATGSHKLPLGTNSRTGIDIMYPSVGGACWKFPEELAQYMDYKVGGECPTDDVFAQKLLMKGCEPLPRRRCRSKSPIGYTDPKPLPESLWSTPSDTSIIWEPYTCKSYKCLIDRKNAPGFYDCKDCFDLNFREKSRWMFDKSLDYGIDKVIATKPKGTIRIGLDIGGGPGTFAARMKERNVTIITSSMNLDGPFNSFIASRGLIPLHLSVSERLPFFDNTLDIVHSMHIMSNWIPDMMLEFTMYDVFRILRPGGLFWLDHFFCFGSQMNSTYVPMLDRVGFKRLRWNVGKKLDKGKDEWYFSALLEKPMT; from the coding sequence ATGACAAGTGAACACCCTTTTCTCTCTCACACATacagaagaagagaagaagaccCAAAAAAGAACAAATTGATTAGCACCATAAATACTTTACAAGAATTCAACTCCACTCCATCTCTCTCCTCAATCTTCACACCACCAAAAATGGGAAGCACCGAAGATGATCACTTCCAAAAAAAGCATCATCAGCCAAACAAAACCAAATACATGCTCAAGCTCTTACTCATAATCATATCCACAAATCTCCTCACTATCTACATCTTCACCGGCCCTCTCTCCTCCACTACCTCTCCATCCTCCGCCGACTCCACCACCACCATCCTCCTCCGCGAACTCAACCACACCCAAACCGAGCTAACCGCCACCCGCTCTCAAGCCGCCAATCTCAACCGACAACTCCAAACCACCAACAAACTCGTCGAAACCCTAGTCGCTGAACTAATACATATCCAACAAACCCCCGACCCAACTCCAGATTCTGTTTCTGATGAAAACATGTCAGAAGAGGTCCAGCTCGCTACTGGGTCTCACAAGCTCCCCCTAGGGACAAACAGTCGGACGGGTATAGATATTATGTATCCTTCTGTCGGTGGAGCTTGCTGGAAGTTCCCTGAAGAACTAGCTCAGTACATGGACTACAAAGTCGGCGGTGAATGCCCCACAGACGACGTATTCGCTCAAAAATTGCTAATGAAAGGATGCGAACCTCTCCCGAGAAGAAGATGCCGATCGAAGTCTCCGATAGGATATACTGATCCCAAACCCTTACCGGAGAGTCTATGGTCGACACCATCCGACACAAGCATAATATGGGAGCCGTATACTTGTAAGAGCTACAAATGTCTCATAGATAGAAAAAACGCGCCAGGTTTCTACGATTGTAAAGATTGTTTTGACCTAAATTTTAGGGAAAAGAGCAGGTGGATGTTCGATAAAAGTTTGGATTACGGGATAGATAAGGTTATCGCAACGAAACCAAAAGGAACCATTCGGATTGGGCTCGATATTGGGGGCGGGCCAGGCACTTTCGCGGCGAGGATGAAGGAAAGGAATGTTACTATCATAACGTCTTCGATGAATCTCGACGGTCCGTTCAATAGTTTCATTGCTTCAAGGGGATTGATTCCGCTGCATTTGAGTGTATCGGAACGATTACCTTTCTTTGATAATACCCTTGACATTGTGCATTCGATGCATATCATGAGTAACTGGATTCCGGACATGATGCTTGAGTTTACTATGTACGATGTGTTTAGGATTTTGAGACCGGGGGGATTGTTTTGGTTGGATCATTTCTTTTGCTTTGGGTCGCAAATGAATTCGACCTATGTTCCCATGTTGGATAGAGTTGGATTTAAGAGATTAAGGTGGAATGTTGGGAAGAAACTCGACAAAGGGAAGGACGAGTGGTATTTTTCGGCCTTGTTGGAGAAGCCAATGACTTGA